TAATTTTTGAAAGAATTTCTTGTAATTCGTTTTTATTGTTTTGATGTATTACTCTATTTAATAAATTTTGTTGTGTTACATTTTTATGTTCAAATAACTTGGGAAACTCAGATTTAAAAGAGCTTCCTTTACTGTGAAAAATTTTGGGTTTCCATTTCTTCCTAAATAATTTAAAATTGTCATCATCTTTAAACAGCTTTTTTACCTCAAAATGTAGATTTGTATAACTTTCTATAAAGCCTTTTTCTATATCAAAATAATCTTTTGCAATTGGCGATAGACTATTGTATGCTTTTAAATATTCGTCATCTGTTTCAAAAGCAATTTCATCAAAAACTTCATTTGGAATATAATTTTCCATTTCCCTTTTTTCAAGAATATGATATTTAATTTCGTTCATTTTGCAGAAATCAATTATTTTTTGCTTGTCATTTTTTAGAGGCATACCTACATATTGCCTATCACTGTCAAGAATAACAATTGCTCTCAAATAATTATGATTTGATTTTGGTAATCGCTCGAATGAGCTTAAAATTGAAATTATGGTGTTTGGAATATTATCAGCTCCTCCGCCATTTTCATATTTCAGCCAATTTTCATCTTTGAACCTTTTTATTTTTTTACTTTTTTTACGAAAATTTTCGATTAGAGCATTGATAAAATAAGCATCATTCAAACTGTTTTCAAGAATTATTAAAATAGATTCATTAAAAAACGAATTGCTTCTTCTATGTTAAAATCAGATGAACTATTTTGTGAGACAGAATAATTTATTTCTTTGTTTTCCTGAATTTGTCTATCAAAATACTCATTAATTATTATTTTGTCATCTGTGTCAATTCTGTCAAATACCGGATTATTTTTCAATTCTTCAATATCAATAAATAATTCATATCTTCTCTTGTTTGTAAGAATTTGAAGTAAATAATTAAACTGTTTGAAATTATCAGAAGAGTTAAATATGTCTTTTTTTATTTCTACAATCATTATTATTTTTGTTTTTGAGCGGTTCTTAAAGCAATTGTTTCATCAAGTGATTCGCTAAAAACATTTTCTGGCCAATAATCAACTTTTCCATACTCATCAACATTTATTTTAACAAGTGAACTTGTATTTTTTTCTTCATCAAAATCAACCCAATATAGAGCTAAATCATTTTTATCAAACTTGCCTTCTGCTATTAATCTTCTAATTCTTAAAATAAAGTTTTTGGAATGCGTTTCAATTAAATAATTTTTATACTCTTCTTTCGATGTATCTGCAAATAATTCAGCTAAGTTACCATGAGCTCCCGGGTGTAAATGCAATTCCGGTTGCTCCATTATAATTAATGTTGGTTTATTTGCAGCGTAATAAGCTCTTACAATTAGTGGAAGTACTTGACTCATCCCTTGTCCAACATTTCTTATATTAATGTTTAATTTTGGATAATCCTTTGTTAATTCAAAATAATAAATTGGTCTTTGAATATCTTTTTGAACATTAAGCCTCCAGCCTTCAAAATTTTGTTCAAACCAATTACTAACTTTTTTTAGTAATAGTTTTTCGTAAGTTTGATAATTTTTGATTAAGTAAAAATAAGCATTCTCTCCTTTTATTCCAAAACGACTCGTTTCTTGAAACTGAGACTCAGTATAACTTGATTTTGGTTCTTCTCGAAATGGTCCAAAATATGATGTATTAAGAGTCATTTTAGGTCTTTTTGGAGCATCTCCAATTCCATCTTTATTTTTGTATAATATTAAATCTAAGTTAAAACCTCTAAAATTACAAAGATATTCTTCTTCGTCTAATTGGTCAGTATGAGAGTTATTATAATGATTATATTCAAAAACTCTGTTATCTAATTTCCAATATATTATTTTTGGTGAATTATTTATTCCAATATTTGATGCTATTTTTACAATCAATTTTTCATCTTTAAGTTTTTTATTGTAGTCGTCTGGTATAGAAGCGTTCAATTCAAATTCTAATACTTCTGTATCTATTCTTCCATAAACTAAATCTTTAAAATCAGCTCCTAATTCTACACCATTATTATTCAACAGTATAGGCGCTTCAAATTTTCCAATCAGAGACTCTTCTATTAATGTTGGGAGTTTTGCAACAGCACTTTTTCCTGAACTGTTTTTTCCAAACAAAATTGTTAGAGGCTTTATTTCAAGCTCTTGCCAATCTTTATATGATTTATATGACTTAAATTTTATTGATTTTAACATGGTAATTCTTTCTTTTTTATTAAAATTTTATATATAATCTATATACAATTATAAGAAAATTCAATCTCTGCAACATTATTGTAATTGTTATCATAAACAATGATTCAAGGATAATTTAATAATTGAGCCACAATCAAGGGAGTTTTATCATCATTAATCTTAAATTTTTCTCTATCAATATCATTTAGCATTAAAAATACAATATTAATAAAAATATCAATAAAAATATTTCTTCAAAATAGATAACTTAATATCTAAACTTTTATATTTGCCAAAAAATTAATTTATGATACAAAGGATACAGACTGTTTTTTTGTTGCTTTCAAGCTTTGCAATTGCTTCTTTATTTTTCATTCCAATTGTAAAATTGATGGGTGTGGGCGAAGCTTATTGCCTGGATTTTAATGGAATTTTTAATATGTTGAATGCTGAAAAAGTTGAAATTAATACAATTACAGTTTTGATTTTGCTAAGCATAATTCAGATAATCAGCTTGTTGAGTGTTATTGTGTATAAGAACAGAGTTATGCAAATTCGATTGATTGTCTTCAATATTTTGTTGCTGATTGGTCTAATTATTTTGGCTTATTTTATTTCTTTTCAGGCATCAAAAGACTTAGGAACTAAAGTGTTGGTGTATAGCTCAGCAGTAACATATATTCCAGTAGTTTCAATTATCTTTTATTTAATCGCAATCAGGAGTATTAGAAAAGACGAAAAGCTTGTAAAATCTTACGATAGAATCAGATAGAATTGAAAATATTTTAATAATAAAAAATCTGCTATGAAAAACAATTATGTATGCCCAAAATGTAGGGCAAATTTAAAAGTAAGAGATAATATTATTTTAGCAGCCCGATTGGAAAATAATAAAACAGGTATTATCCTTATTTCTCCACAATTAGGCAACTACAAAGTTTTGAAACATTCGAGTTTTGAATATAAAGATGGCGAGCATCTATATTTATGTTGTCCGGTTTGTCACGAGAGTTTGGCTGTAGAAGAAAAAAGCAAAAATCTTGCTAAAATTATTATGTTCGATATACATAATCACGAATCTGAAATTTATTTTTCGAAAATTGCCGGCGAACATTGTACATACAAAATCGAAAACAATCATGTTGAAGAATTTGGTGAAGATGCAGACCATTATTCAAACTTTTTTGGAGCCGGATTTAATTATTAGTGAGCTCAGAATGAAGTTCAACGGTTAAAGTTTAGTCAGTTGAAATTTTAGAATTCAGACTTCGACCATTAATTTGAAAATACAAAGCAATTTTAAGTAGCCCTGACCTTTAGGTCGGGAAAAGAATAGTATCTTACTTAAAATATTCTTGTATTATTTGGCAAGAAATTTCACACAATATATTCAAAACATAATCTCGCAAAGGCACAAGGGTGCAAAGTTTTATGAAATAAAACTCTTTGCGATCTTAAAAACAAGTTTCGGACTCAAAGCATGAATTTTTTCTGGTTTATCCAGCTAAGGTTTAAACAAAACAATATGTCGATTACAAAAATATGGATTGGTCAACAAAAAGCAGAGAACCACTATAAAAAAAAGAAATCAGATTCATTCATAAAATTCACTTATGATAGTTCAGCTCGATAATATTAGCAAAATTTATCAAAACAATAATGATGTTCCGGAGCATAAAGTGCTTAACAACATATCTTTATGTATTGAAAAGGAGGATAGCATTGCAATTGTCGGACCTTCCGGATCAGGAAAAAGCACTTTGTTAAATATTATAGGAACGCTCGACAAATCCTCCGCCGGTTCAACTAAAATTTTCGGAAAAGCCATTGATGAATATGCAGAAAATCAACTTGCCGAAATTCGGAACAATAAAATTGGCTTTGTTTTTCAGACGCATCACCTCTTGCCACAGCTCAATTTATTCGAAAATGTTATGCTTCCGGTTTTAGCTCAAAAAAACAAAAATTCTACAAATAATACCGAAAAAAGGGCAAAAGAGTTGTTGCAATTTGTTGGTTTAGAAAACAGGATGAAAAATTATCCCGGGCAACTTTCAGGTGGAGAATGCCAGCGAGCTGCTGTGATTAGAGCTTTGATAAATCAGCCCGAACTTTTGCTTGCAGACGAACCAAGTGGCTCACTCGATCAGGAGAATGCAGAAATTATTGGAGATTTATTGACAAAAATAAACAAGGAACAAAAAATCTCTCTGCTGATTGTTACCCATTCCATGAATTTGGCAAAAAAAATGAACAAAATTTATACACTCTCGCAAGGAAAGTTGCTATGATTTTATCCCGAGAGATTTCGGGATTAATTTACAATTAAAAATCTCTAAAACATTGTCTATTTACAAATTATTAGTCCGCAGTCTTTGGTTTTATAGAAAACAGCATTTGGCTATTATTTTAGCAACTATTTTAAGTACTGCTATTTTAACAGGAGCTTTAATTGTTGGAGATTCAATAAAATACAGTCTCAGGCAACAAGTAGAAAAAAGACTTGGTGCGACAGAATTTGTTTTAAATACCGGCGATAGATTTGTTCGTGCAGAACTTGCCAGAGATATTCAAAATGCCACAAAATCACGAGCAATTTCTATTTTATCCCTTTCAGGAATTTCTATTAATCCTGACAAAAATTTGCGAATTGTTTCAACCCAAGTAATTGGAATTGACAGCAATTTTTGGAGCTTTTCAGAAATTAATTTCCCAAAATTAAAGAACAATGAGGCAATAATTAGCCAAAATGTTGCTGCAAAACTGCAGATAGAAATGAACGATGAGATTTTGCTTCGGGTAGAAAATTCTGGACTGATCCCTGCTAATGTCCCTTTTTCTGACGAAAATTCTGCAACAATTTCTATAAGATTAAAGATTGTAGCCATTGCCGATGAAAATCAACTTGGTAGCTTTAGTCTAAAAAGCAATCAGACAGCACCTTATAATGTTTTTCTGCAAAGGGAACTATTGTGCGAAAAACTTGAAATTGCCGGGAAAGCAAATCTTATTTTGTGTTCAGAAGGAAATAATATTGATGAACATTTTTTAAACGAATCATTAAAAAATATTTGGCTACCTGAAGATGCTACTTTTAGTTTTTCAGAGATTTCCGGTTCTGGAAAGTTTGAAATTAATTCGAAACGTATTTTTATAGACAAGAAAATTTCTAATACAGTATTAAACAGTAGTTTAAATCAAGAAGTCATTTTTACTTATTTGGTAAATTTAATAAAATCTGAAAATGGAGAAGCTCCGTATTCTTTTGTTTCCGCAATTTCAGAGAATATCATTAGCGAAAAAATTAGCGAAAATGAAATTATTATTAACGATTGGCTTGCCAAAGATTTAAACACAAAAATTGGTGATACTTTAAGTTTGAAATACTTTAGAATTGGCAGGCTTCAAACTTTGTATGAAGAAACTGAAAGGTTTATTATCAAACGAATAATTCCTGCCAAAAATGAAAACATAGACCATTCCTTTATGCCTGACTATCCGGGTTTGACGGGAGCTTCACAATGCAGCCAGTGGGAGACAAACATTCCTATAGATTTGAAAAAAATCAGGGACAAAGACGAGCAATATTGGGAAGAATTTCGAGGAACGCCTAAAGCTCTTATTTCCATTGATAAAGCTCAGGAGATTTGGGAAAACGATTTCGGAAATTGCACTGCAATCAGATTCGATTCGTCAGAAATTAGTCAAGCCGAATTACAAAAACACATAATGAATAGACTAAATCCCAGAGATTTAGCTTTTGAATTTCAGGCTGCAAAAAGCGAAGGTATTAGGGCAGCAAACAATGGTGTCGATTTTGGCGAATTATTTCTGAGCCTAAGTTTTTTTGTAATCCTTTCGGGAATAATTCTGATTGTAATAATTTTTTCATTGAATGAAGAGATTAGAATTCGTGAAACTGCAATACTTTTAAGTCTCGGTTTTAGCAAAAAGCAAATTCTAATTATTCGATTATCTGAATATCTGATAGTTGTAATTTTTGGAAGTATTTTGGGAGCATTTGTTGGCGTTTTCTACAATCATGGAATTTTATTGGCAATAAACACAATTTGGAACGATATTGTGAGAACATCAAGCTTAGAGGTTCATTTGCAAACACAGACTCTGATTTTTGGAAGTATTACAGGTTTAATAATTTCGTTTCTAACAATATTTATTGCTTCAAAAAGGAAAACGCATTTTTCGATTGCCGAGCTTCTAAGAGGCAATTTTGAGAGGAAAAGGGAAAAAAGAAACAATAGAAATGTACTTAAAATTGGCATTCTCATTTTGTCTTTTGGGGCATCTATAATTTTGGTTTTTTATTCAGCAGTTTCGTCAATTGACCAAAATTCAAGTCTATTTCTTTCGGCCGGAGCATTGTTTCTTCTCGGAAGTTTCATGGCTACAAATATACTTTTTGAAAAATTGATTGCAAATCCAAAACTACGCCCTTTATCTCTTCGCTCGCTTTCGCTAAAAAATGCTGGCAGGAACAAGTTCCGAAGCTTGTCAATTGTTATAATGCTGGCTCTTGCAACATTTATTGTTTTTATTACTGCTGCCAACAGGCAAACTTTTTTCGGAAACGAAAGCCTCCGAAGTTCCGGGACAGGTGGATATAATTTGAAGCTTGAAACCAGTATCCCAATTTCGGTAAATTTAAATTCGCCGGAAGGAAAAC
The nucleotide sequence above comes from Bacteroidota bacterium. Encoded proteins:
- a CDS encoding DUF3696 domain-containing protein, translated to MLKSIKFKSYKSYKDWQELEIKPLTILFGKNSSGKSAVAKLPTLIEESLIGKFEAPILLNNNGVELGADFKDLVYGRIDTEVLEFELNASIPDDYNKKLKDEKLIVKIASNIGINNSPKIIYWKLDNRVFEYNHYNNSHTDQLDEEEYLCNFRGFNLDLILYKNKDGIGDAPKRPKMTLNTSYFGPFREEPKSSYTESQFQETSRFGIKGENAYFYLIKNYQTYEKLLLKKVSNWFEQNFEGWRLNVQKDIQRPIYYFELTKDYPKLNINIRNVGQGMSQVLPLIVRAYYAANKPTLIIMEQPELHLHPGAHGNLAELFADTSKEEYKNYLIETHSKNFILRIRRLIAEGKFDKNDLALYWVDFDEEKNTSSLVKINVDEYGKVDYWPENVFSESLDETIALRTAQKQK
- a CDS encoding ABC transporter ATP-binding protein, producing the protein MIVQLDNISKIYQNNNDVPEHKVLNNISLCIEKEDSIAIVGPSGSGKSTLLNIIGTLDKSSAGSTKIFGKAIDEYAENQLAEIRNNKIGFVFQTHHLLPQLNLFENVMLPVLAQKNKNSTNNTEKRAKELLQFVGLENRMKNYPGQLSGGECQRAAVIRALINQPELLLADEPSGSLDQENAEIIGDLLTKINKEQKISLLIVTHSMNLAKKMNKIYTLSQGKLL
- a CDS encoding ABC transporter permease, with protein sequence MAIILATILSTAILTGALIVGDSIKYSLRQQVEKRLGATEFVLNTGDRFVRAELARDIQNATKSRAISILSLSGISINPDKNLRIVSTQVIGIDSNFWSFSEINFPKLKNNEAIISQNVAAKLQIEMNDEILLRVENSGLIPANVPFSDENSATISIRLKIVAIADENQLGSFSLKSNQTAPYNVFLQRELLCEKLEIAGKANLILCSEGNNIDEHFLNESLKNIWLPEDATFSFSEISGSGKFEINSKRIFIDKKISNTVLNSSLNQEVIFTYLVNLIKSENGEAPYSFVSAISENIISEKISENEIIINDWLAKDLNTKIGDTLSLKYFRIGRLQTLYEETERFIIKRIIPAKNENIDHSFMPDYPGLTGASQCSQWETNIPIDLKKIRDKDEQYWEEFRGTPKALISIDKAQEIWENDFGNCTAIRFDSSEISQAELQKHIMNRLNPRDLAFEFQAAKSEGIRAANNGVDFGELFLSLSFFVILSGIILIVIIFSLNEEIRIRETAILLSLGFSKKQILIIRLSEYLIVVIFGSILGAFVGVFYNHGILLAINTIWNDIVRTSSLEVHLQTQTLIFGSITGLIISFLTIFIASKRKTHFSIAELLRGNFERKREKRNNRNVLKIGILILSFGASIILVFYSAVSSIDQNSSLFLSAGALFLLGSFMATNILFEKLIANPKLRPLSLRSLSLKNAGRNKFRSLSIVIMLALATFIVFITAANRQTFFGNESLRSSGTGGYNLKLETSIPISVNLNSPEGKQKLGLDDEPIFDSVEFFQMFKVPGNDASCLNLNQVQKPSIIGLKPEILHQRKSFSFAKIINEKFRDNPWQLLEQEYDENIFPAFADQTVITWGLMKKIGDTISYLNQNGQEIKFVLAGGLNSSIFQGNLLISEQVMKQNFPLINESSISLIETPKNEAEKISELLFFSLQNYGVDIKKTESILREFYSVTNTYLSIFMILGGLGLVFGTIGIGIILYRNLLERRSEIALLMALGFKKQKIFKLIFTENFLLLSYGIFLGVLASIISILPSILSPTFSLSGDFLILLIFVVLMNGTLWIFVTLKNFLNKNIISSIRNE
- a CDS encoding DUF4293 domain-containing protein, which gives rise to MIQRIQTVFLLLSSFAIASLFFIPIVKLMGVGEAYCLDFNGIFNMLNAEKVEINTITVLILLSIIQIISLLSVIVYKNRVMQIRLIVFNILLLIGLIILAYFISFQASKDLGTKVLVYSSAVTYIPVVSIIFYLIAIRSIRKDEKLVKSYDRIR